Genomic DNA from bacterium:
CATTGAGCTATATTTCAAAAAGAAGCATAAAATAGGGAGGGAAGAAAAAGAGGCTTTGATTACCCTTTCCTCCTATGCTGCATCTTCTATTTCTAACGCAAGCCAATATGAAGAAACTTCCCTTGCCTTACAGAAGGAAAAGCAGGCATTTATTGCCCTATCAAAGATAGATAAATCATTAAAGGAAGAGGTGCTTGACCTAGAAGACCAGCTAAACATTATCCTTAAAGAGGCATTTAGAGCAAGTGGTGCAATGAAGAGCGAGGTTTGGGTTTTTGATGAAGAGGCAAAGGAGCTTTTCTGTATTACAGTTTATCCCCTGGTTGATATGGTCTATGGGGTCAGGTGTAAAATGGATGAGGGTTTAGTTGGCGAGGCTTTAAAGTCTAATAAGCCGATAAGCTGCCCTGATTTGACAAAAGAGCCAAGATTTACAAATCCCCTAAAGAGAAAGGTTATCTCCTCTTTATTTATCCCTTTAATTTATCAGGAAAAAAATGTTGGTGTTATGGCATTATTCAACAAGAATGGAAATCAGCCATTTACCGAGGCTGACCTTAATATTTTAGAAGGCATTTCTACCCAAGCAGCCATTGTCATACATCAGACAAAAATGTATTATAAGCTTAAGAACCTAACCGCCGGGCTTGTCTCCCTTTATGAGATAAACAGAACCCTCGCTGAGGGAAAGGAGCTTAATAATGTTTTACAGCTTATCCTTAAAAAGGGATGTGAGCTTTTTTCTTGTGAGAATGGCTCAATTATGCTTTTGGATGAAAAGACAAATGAATTGACCATAAAGGTAGCCTCTGGTCTCTCGGATGAGATAATAAGAAACACAAAGAAATATGTAGGTGATGGCTCTATAGCTGGATGGGTAGCAAAGGAGAGAAAACCCCTTATTCTTCTTGGAAGGGTGCTTGATGAGAGGTTTTCTGGGGTTCGTGAAACGACAAAGGATAGCCTGTGCGTTCCAATGATAACAAAGAATAGGCTTATCGGTGTATTTTCTTTAAGCAATAGAAAGGGTCAGGGCATATTTGAAAAGGCAGATATGGACTTGCTTGCAACCCTAGCAAATGAGGCTGCTCTAGCCATAGAAACAGCCATTCTTTATGACATTTCCCAGAAAAGGATAAAAGAGCTTTTAGGAATAAAGAGGATAGCGGGTGAGATGATGTTAAGAAAGGATATAAAAGAAATAATCGGTTTATCTCTTAATATAGGGTGTGAGTTATTAGAATGTGAATTTGGTTGGTTTTTTGAGCCAAAGGAGGGAATCTATCTCCTTATATCTGCCAGGGGAAAGGGAAGAATGGATGAAAGGGATTTTGAAGGCATTATTAAAAGAGGGGATGATACTGTAAAGTGGATAGGAGAGAATAAAAAGCCCTTAATAATTGATAAATGCGAGGAAGACCCAAGGTTTGCACCAATTAGAACAATCTCTTGTAAAACCCTCCTTGGTATCCCTGTTATATCAGGAGAAAACCTTTTGGGTGTAATAGAATTTTTTAATAAGGAGCCATATTTTACAAAGGACGATGTCCGATTGGGCTTGGTTTTTGCAAATCAGATGGCTATTGCTATTGAAAATGCAAGCCTTTTCCTTGATATAAAGAAGAAAGCCCTTGAGCTTTCAACGGTTAATCAAATGGTAAAGGAGATTGCTTCTGTGCCTAATCTGGATGAGCTTTATTCAAGGGTTATATCCTTTGGAGCAAGGGTAATGCGCTCAAAGAAGGCTTGGTTTCACCTTATCGAGGATAGGGAGCTTATTCTTAAAGGAGAAATGGGTTTAAGTGAATTAGAGAAAAAAAGGGAAGGGGGGCTTAGTCTGGGAAAGGGAATAGCTGGTGTTTGTGCATTAGAAAAGGAGATAATTCTTGTTTCTGATCTAAAAACGGATAAGAGAATTAGGGAGGAGGATAAAAGAATGTATAAGCCTACCTCATACATTTCCTGCCCCATTGTTGTTAAGGATGAGCCAATAGGTGTTCTTTCTTTTTCTGAGAAGTTAATGGAGGCAGATTACAATGAGGATGATCTGGGTCTCCTTACTACCCTTAGTTCACAGGTCTCTATTGCTATTGAAAATATCCGTTTATACCTAAACCTGGAAAGGCATACCATAGAAACATTTAAAACCATATCAGCCATCATTGAGACAAGAGACCCAAGGACAAGGGGTTATTCCGAAATGGTGGGAAAATTTGCAGAGCAACTGGCAAAGAATAAAGAGCTTTCTGAGGATGAAATAAAAAATATAGCTTCTGCATCATACCTTATTGATATTGGAAAAATTGGTATCCCAGAGGAAATCCTTTTGAAGGATGAGCGTTTTCTTAACCCAGAAGAGGTCGAAAGACTAAAGCAGCATCCCGTTATGA
This window encodes:
- a CDS encoding GAF domain-containing protein codes for the protein MKKLGFIFDVFIWLIVLSFIGVTIFLNYKTGIPMHPAMYLVLFFLLFSTIIVQEEKRRNKKRKERLFCLQKASLSLAGSLNLADVFEQTATSSFLLAKNAIACMVEQIAEGIPWPRYSLNIQGKPDNTFGLMVKEKEDIVYSELPKERPKWSSDYKYFIGIPLTLAGNIIGTIELYFKKKHKIGREEKEALITLSSYAASSISNASQYEETSLALQKEKQAFIALSKIDKSLKEEVLDLEDQLNIILKEAFRASGAMKSEVWVFDEEAKELFCITVYPLVDMVYGVRCKMDEGLVGEALKSNKPISCPDLTKEPRFTNPLKRKVISSLFIPLIYQEKNVGVMALFNKNGNQPFTEADLNILEGISTQAAIVIHQTKMYYKLKNLTAGLVSLYEINRTLAEGKELNNVLQLILKKGCELFSCENGSIMLLDEKTNELTIKVASGLSDEIIRNTKKYVGDGSIAGWVAKERKPLILLGRVLDERFSGVRETTKDSLCVPMITKNRLIGVFSLSNRKGQGIFEKADMDLLATLANEAALAIETAILYDISQKRIKELLGIKRIAGEMMLRKDIKEIIGLSLNIGCELLECEFGWFFEPKEGIYLLISARGKGRMDERDFEGIIKRGDDTVKWIGENKKPLIIDKCEEDPRFAPIRTISCKTLLGIPVISGENLLGVIEFFNKEPYFTKDDVRLGLVFANQMAIAIENASLFLDIKKKALELSTVNQMVKEIASVPNLDELYSRVISFGARVMRSKKAWFHLIEDRELILKGEMGLSELEKKREGGLSLGKGIAGVCALEKEIILVSDLKTDKRIREEDKRMYKPTSYISCPIVVKDEPIGVLSFSEKLMEADYNEDDLGLLTTLSSQVSIAIENIRLYLNLERHTIETFKTISAIIETRDPRTRGYSEMVGKFAEQLAKNKELSEDEIKNIASASYLIDIGKIGIPEEILLKDERFLNPEEVERLKQHPVMSVQILRSYAGFKPIIKLIYHHHENYDGTGYPDGISGEAIPIGSRIIAISDNFSRLLKEGRTKKEGIAFLQEKSGSYFDPELVSIFINSCLKEG